One region of Scophthalmus maximus strain ysfricsl-2021 chromosome 13, ASM2237912v1, whole genome shotgun sequence genomic DNA includes:
- the camsap2a gene encoding calmodulin-regulated spectrin-associated protein 2a isoform X4: MSPTKWYMKLVPARYRKEQASTQPGHWIPPVDNLLKDSADGSALGALLHFYCPQLLPLEDVCLKANMTLADRLYNLQLIQDFCKDNLNNCCHFSLEDMLYASSTIKNNYLVFMAELFWWFEGVKPSFVKPILLDKEGTETSSLLKNMPAIPISKATKRSFMDKTPSPERVSLPLRPQPKNSGEMRRSTSMSFVDGNLGTWPKEKRSGPYGVSFDIPFDKEDSAASSTRGMVRSVSTDDGSGFKVHHLPRGMKRNLSFQPVNGQSVGIEEEGCPDSLAGMEPIRRAFPNGHGHESRMAPSIEEALQIIHSPSRPPAEGVNNGFFLHSQGLVAGVGSLEPVSEVDSKGPLSTTDTTEVDTGILIRTEDMLDEDSSLKDCSVNMELDMDTPSPCPSSQSKSPSGLKLTCFAEQKLRKINPSAPDSGRGSSSSLKTTPEGSEFGLPLSVSWAPTPEHSPVHQQATPPLTAQASPTPVQLPPNDPAQVMATEMVQLRMRLEEKRKAIEAQKKKVEAAFTRHRQKMGHSAFLNVVKRKGDGAASGEEGGKTEGEGKVANTCPVFKFGRSKADTPDGAEQSSTASCWTKSPGAGDEGGHAQPTEVDLTEYTRSIEKLNHSLAFLQTEMQRLAQQQEVIMAMREQQQQQTWVIAPAYTNPSPQKHSRAGAVTRSSGPSSPADSPRSTHRSPTSIKRKSASFHSRNPRTARPNELKLAPYNRVLTAPQSVDSIPRLRRFSPCQPLASSFVYMGEKPATANPETVAPDGGKNKQTDSLLYQECEIAGVCVASSPPSSPKPQNKREQTEVDSNAKTRDTESHSRRKISSMGTDDQKPAVQKSAINVKPAIESSFPEVLAHPVVESFTVTPTEIPPRPEASGQARSSLIEVPLSVVKPLGDPTPDDGLEMQQDDVDEVLDEEQKTCRGFFFKEDGKAEENMAQKRAALLEKRMRREKESQQRKMQLEADLEQKKEEARLKAEEERLRKEEDKARKEFIKLEYLRRKQLKLMEDMDTVIKPRQAGGGAKQRRSRPKSIHRDSMDSPKTPVRASTGSRQRVFSVSSLSLASLSLGDGDSVHSEKRTPRPDSADGFLSPSRSSSRNGEKDWENGSTTSSVTSNTEYTGPKLYKEPSAKSNKHIIQNALAHCCLAGKVNEGQKNKILEEMEKSGANNFLVLFRDAGCQFRSLYTYCPETEEINKLTGIGPKSITRKMVDGLYKYNSDRKQFSQIPAKTMSASVDAVTIHSHLWQTKKPATPKKVVPALS, from the exons ATG tctcCAACCAAGTGGTACATGAAGCTTGTGCCT GCTCGGTACAGGAAGGAGCAGGCCTCGACCCAGCCAGGCCACTGGATCCCCCCTGTGGACAACCTGCTGAAAGACAGCGCAGACGGCTCGGCCCTGGGTGCTCTGCTGCACTTCTACTGCCCTCAGCTGCTACCACTGGAAG ATGTCTGTCTGAAGGCGAACATGACGCTGGCTGATCGTCTCTACAACCTGCAGCTCATCCAGGACTTCTGCAAGGACAACCTGAACAACTGCTGCCACTTCAGCCTGGAGGACATGCTCTACGCCTCCTCCACCATCAAG AATAACTACCTGGTGTTCATGGCAGAGCTGTTTTGGTGGTTTGAGGGGGTCAAACCGTCTTTTGTGAAACCAATACTGCTGGACAAAGAAGGCACAG AGACCTCATCCTTGTTGAAGAATATGCCAGCCATTCCCATCTCCAAGGCAACCAAGAGAAGCTTCATGGACAAAACCCCAAGTCCAGAAAGAGTCAG TTTGCCCCTCCGACCTCAACCTAAAAACtcag gagagatgaggaggtcAACCTCAATGTCTTTTGTCGATGGCAACCTCGGCACCTGGCCCAAAGAGAAAAG GTCTGGGCCTTATGGAGTGTCTTTCGACATCCCCTTTGACAAAGAGGACTCTGCTGCTTCCTCCACTCGTGGCATGGTCAGGTCTGTCAGCACAGATGATGGTTCCGGTTTCAAGGTGCACCACCTGCCCCGTGGAATGAAGCGCAACTTGTCCTTCCAGCCAGTGAACGGTCAGAGTGTTGGCATTGAGGAGGAGGGCTGCCCAGACAGCCTGGCTGGTATGGAGCCTATCAGGCGAGCTTTTCCCAATGGACATGGACATGAGAGCCGCATGGCTCCCTCCATAGAGGAGGCCCTTCAGATTATCCACAGTCCTAGCAGGCCCCCGGCGGAGGGCGTcaacaatggcttcttcctgcACAGTCAGGGCCTTGTGGCTGGTGTTGGTAGCTTAGAGCCGGTGTCAGAGGTGGACTCCAAAGGACCTCTGAGCACCACAGACACCACGGAGGTGGACACTGGCATCCTTATCCGAACAGAGGACATGCTGGATGAGGACTCCTCCTTGAAAGACTGCTCTGTGAACATGGAGCTGGACATGGATACGCCAAGCCCTTGCCCAAGCAGCCAGAGCAAATCCCCCTCAGGATTGAAGTTGACCTGCTTTGCTGAACAAAAGCTGAGGAAGATCAATCCATCAGCGCCCGACTCAGggaggggcagcagcagctccctcaAGACCACTCCTGAGGGCTCTGAGTTTGGCCTCCCACTATCCGTCTCCTGGGCCCCCACCCCTGAGCACAGCCCCGTCCACCAACAAGCCACACCACCCCTTACTGCCCAAGCGTCGCCCACGCCTGTCCAGCTTCCGCCCAATGACCCTGCTCAAGTCATGGCTACAGAGATGGTACAGCTGAGGAtgaggctggaggagaaaaggaaagccATTGaagcacagaagaagaaagttgAGGCTGCTTTTACAAGGCATCGGCAAAAGATGGGTCACTCAGCGTTCCTCAATGTGGTCAAGAGAAAGGGGGATGGGGCTGCCAgcggagaggaaggagggaaaacggagggagaaggaaaggtaGCGAACACATGTCCTGTGTTTAAATTCGGAAGGAGCAAGGCAGACACACCTGATGGGGCAGAGCAAAGCAGCACAGCCTCCTGTTGGACAAAGTCACCTGGTGCAGGAGACGAGGGTGGTCACGCTCAGCCAACAGAGGTGGATCTCACAGAGTACACGCGTTCTATTGAGAAGCTCAACCACTCGTTGGCCTTCCTCCAGACCGAGATGCAGCGACTGgctcagcagcaggaagtcaTCATGGCCATGagggagcaacaacaacagcagacgTGGGTCATCGCTCCTGCTTATACAAACCCCTCGCCACAAAAACACAGTCGAGCCGGAGCCGTCACTCGCTCCTCAGGACCCTCCTCTCCCGCCGACTCTCCTCGTTCCACCCACCGCTCTCCGACCAGCATCAAGCGCAAATCCGCCTCCTTTCACTCACGCAATCCCCGCACCGCTCGCCCCAACGAGCTCAAGCTGGCCCCGTACAATCGGGTCCTAACCGCCCCACAGTCTGTCGACAGCATCCCAAGGCTACGGCGCTTTTCTCCCTGCCAGCCTTTGGCAAGCTCCTTCGTTTACATGGGGGAGAAACCAGCCACCGCCAATCCAGAGACAGTGGCCCCGGATGGAGGTAAAAACAAGCAGACTGATTCCCTCCTTTACCAAGAGTGCGAGATTGCCGGTGTATGTGTAGCCAGCTCACCCCCCAGCTCCCCCAAACCGCAGAACAAAAGAGAGCAAACAGAAGTGGATTCGAATGCCAAAACTCGCGACACAGAGTCTCACAGCCGACGCAAGATCTCCAGCATGGGAACAGATGACCAGAAACCCGCAGTTCAGAAGTCAGCCATAAATGTCAAACCTGCCATAGAGTCGTCGTTTCCCGAAGTCCTGGCCCACCCTGTGGTGGAAAGCTTCACAGTGACTCCTACAGAGATCCCTCCCCGGCCAGAGGCCTCAGGCCAAGCAAGGAGCAGCCTGATCGAGGTTCCTCTGTCGGTGGTGAAGCCGCTGGGCGACCCCACTCCTGATGATGGTTTGGAGATGCAGCAGGACGACGTGGACGAAGTCCTGGACGAGGAGCAGAAGACATGTCGGGGTTTCTTCTTCAAG GAGGACGGGAAGGCCGAGGAGAACATGGCTCAGAAGAGAGCGGCGCTgctggagaagaggatgaggagggagaaggagagtcAGCAGAGGAAGATGCAGCTGGAGGCTGATTTggagcagaagaaagaggaagctcG gttgaaagcagaggaggagcgtctcaggaaggaggaggacaaggccCGGAAGGAGTTCATCAAACTGGAATATCTCCGGAGGAAGCAGCTCAAACTGATGGAGGACATGGACACCGTCATCAAACCTCGACAAGCCGGCGGCGGGGCCAAGCAGAGGCGGAGTCGGCCCAAGTCCATCCATCGTGACAGCATGGACTCCCCCAAAACCCCCGTCAGAGCTTCCACAG GTTCACGCCAACGTGTCTTTTCAGTCTCCAGCTTGTCCCTGGCGTCCCTCAGCCTGGGAGACGGCGACAGCGTTCACTCGGAGAAGAGAACACCAAG gcCAGACTCTGCAGATGGCTTCCTGTCCCCTAGTCGCTCCAGCagcagaaatggagaaaaggaCTGGGAAAACGGGTCCACGACCTCCTCTGTTACATCCAACACAGAGTACACCG GACCAAAGCTGTACAAGGAGCCCAGTGCCAAGTCTAATAAGCACATCATCCAGAACGCTCTGGCCCACTGCTGCCTCGCAGGCAAGGTCAATGAGGGGCAAAAGAATAAGATCCTGGAG GAAATGGAGAAATCGGGGGCCAACAACTTCTTAGTGTTGTTCCGCGACGCCGGCTGCCAGTTCCGCTCACTCTACACCTACTGCCCCGAGACAGAGGAGATCAACAAGCTGACGGGCATCGGCCCCAAGAGCATCACACGCAAGATGGTCGACGGCCTCTACAAGTACAACTCCGACAGGAAGCAGTTCAGTCAGATACCGGCCAAGACCATGTCGGCCAGCGTGGACGCGGTGACGATCCACAGCCACCTCTGGCAAACAAAGAAGCCAGCCACCCCTAAAAAAGTAGTGCCTGCCCTGTCCTAA
- the camsap2a gene encoding calmodulin-regulated spectrin-associated protein 2a isoform X5: MARYRKEQASTQPGHWIPPVDNLLKDSADGSALGALLHFYCPQLLPLEDVCLKANMTLADRLYNLQLIQDFCKDNLNNCCHFSLEDMLYASSTIKNNYLVFMAELFWWFEGVKPSFVKPILLDKEGTETSSLLKNMPAIPISKATKRSFMDKTPSPERVSLPLRPQPKNSGEMRRSTSMSFVDGNLGTWPKEKRSGPYGVSFDIPFDKEDSAASSTRGMVRSVSTDDGSGFKVHHLPRGMKRNLSFQPVNGQSVGIEEEGCPDSLAGMEPIRRAFPNGHGHESRMAPSIEEALQIIHSPSRPPAEGVNNGFFLHSQGLVAGVGSLEPVSEVDSKGPLSTTDTTEVDTGILIRTEDMLDEDSSLKDCSVNMELDMDTPSPCPSSQSKSPSGLKLTCFAEQKLRKINPSAPDSGRGSSSSLKTTPEGSEFGLPLSVSWAPTPEHSPVHQQATPPLTAQASPTPVQLPPNDPAQVMATEMVQLRMRLEEKRKAIEAQKKKVEAAFTRHRQKMGHSAFLNVVKRKGDGAASGEEGGKTEGEGKVANTCPVFKFGRSKADTPDGAEQSSTASCWTKSPGAGDEGGHAQPTEVDLTEYTRSIEKLNHSLAFLQTEMQRLAQQQEVIMAMREQQQQQTWVIAPAYTNPSPQKHSRAGAVTRSSGPSSPADSPRSTHRSPTSIKRKSASFHSRNPRTARPNELKLAPYNRVLTAPQSVDSIPRLRRFSPCQPLASSFVYMGEKPATANPETVAPDGGKNKQTDSLLYQECEIAGVCVASSPPSSPKPQNKREQTEVDSNAKTRDTESHSRRKISSMGTDDQKPAVQKSAINVKPAIESSFPEVLAHPVVESFTVTPTEIPPRPEASGQARSSLIEVPLSVVKPLGDPTPDDGLEMQQDDVDEVLDEEQKTCRGFFFKEDGKAEENMAQKRAALLEKRMRREKESQQRKMQLEADLEQKKEEARLKAEEERLRKEEDKARKEFIKLEYLRRKQLKLMEDMDTVIKPRQAGGGAKQRRSRPKSIHRDSMDSPKTPVRASTGSRQRVFSVSSLSLASLSLGDGDSVHSEKRTPRPDSADGFLSPSRSSSRNGEKDWENGSTTSSVTSNTEYTGPKLYKEPSAKSNKHIIQNALAHCCLAGKVNEGQKNKILEEMEKSGANNFLVLFRDAGCQFRSLYTYCPETEEINKLTGIGPKSITRKMVDGLYKYNSDRKQFSQIPAKTMSASVDAVTIHSHLWQTKKPATPKKVVPALS; encoded by the exons ATG GCTCGGTACAGGAAGGAGCAGGCCTCGACCCAGCCAGGCCACTGGATCCCCCCTGTGGACAACCTGCTGAAAGACAGCGCAGACGGCTCGGCCCTGGGTGCTCTGCTGCACTTCTACTGCCCTCAGCTGCTACCACTGGAAG ATGTCTGTCTGAAGGCGAACATGACGCTGGCTGATCGTCTCTACAACCTGCAGCTCATCCAGGACTTCTGCAAGGACAACCTGAACAACTGCTGCCACTTCAGCCTGGAGGACATGCTCTACGCCTCCTCCACCATCAAG AATAACTACCTGGTGTTCATGGCAGAGCTGTTTTGGTGGTTTGAGGGGGTCAAACCGTCTTTTGTGAAACCAATACTGCTGGACAAAGAAGGCACAG AGACCTCATCCTTGTTGAAGAATATGCCAGCCATTCCCATCTCCAAGGCAACCAAGAGAAGCTTCATGGACAAAACCCCAAGTCCAGAAAGAGTCAG TTTGCCCCTCCGACCTCAACCTAAAAACtcag gagagatgaggaggtcAACCTCAATGTCTTTTGTCGATGGCAACCTCGGCACCTGGCCCAAAGAGAAAAG GTCTGGGCCTTATGGAGTGTCTTTCGACATCCCCTTTGACAAAGAGGACTCTGCTGCTTCCTCCACTCGTGGCATGGTCAGGTCTGTCAGCACAGATGATGGTTCCGGTTTCAAGGTGCACCACCTGCCCCGTGGAATGAAGCGCAACTTGTCCTTCCAGCCAGTGAACGGTCAGAGTGTTGGCATTGAGGAGGAGGGCTGCCCAGACAGCCTGGCTGGTATGGAGCCTATCAGGCGAGCTTTTCCCAATGGACATGGACATGAGAGCCGCATGGCTCCCTCCATAGAGGAGGCCCTTCAGATTATCCACAGTCCTAGCAGGCCCCCGGCGGAGGGCGTcaacaatggcttcttcctgcACAGTCAGGGCCTTGTGGCTGGTGTTGGTAGCTTAGAGCCGGTGTCAGAGGTGGACTCCAAAGGACCTCTGAGCACCACAGACACCACGGAGGTGGACACTGGCATCCTTATCCGAACAGAGGACATGCTGGATGAGGACTCCTCCTTGAAAGACTGCTCTGTGAACATGGAGCTGGACATGGATACGCCAAGCCCTTGCCCAAGCAGCCAGAGCAAATCCCCCTCAGGATTGAAGTTGACCTGCTTTGCTGAACAAAAGCTGAGGAAGATCAATCCATCAGCGCCCGACTCAGggaggggcagcagcagctccctcaAGACCACTCCTGAGGGCTCTGAGTTTGGCCTCCCACTATCCGTCTCCTGGGCCCCCACCCCTGAGCACAGCCCCGTCCACCAACAAGCCACACCACCCCTTACTGCCCAAGCGTCGCCCACGCCTGTCCAGCTTCCGCCCAATGACCCTGCTCAAGTCATGGCTACAGAGATGGTACAGCTGAGGAtgaggctggaggagaaaaggaaagccATTGaagcacagaagaagaaagttgAGGCTGCTTTTACAAGGCATCGGCAAAAGATGGGTCACTCAGCGTTCCTCAATGTGGTCAAGAGAAAGGGGGATGGGGCTGCCAgcggagaggaaggagggaaaacggagggagaaggaaaggtaGCGAACACATGTCCTGTGTTTAAATTCGGAAGGAGCAAGGCAGACACACCTGATGGGGCAGAGCAAAGCAGCACAGCCTCCTGTTGGACAAAGTCACCTGGTGCAGGAGACGAGGGTGGTCACGCTCAGCCAACAGAGGTGGATCTCACAGAGTACACGCGTTCTATTGAGAAGCTCAACCACTCGTTGGCCTTCCTCCAGACCGAGATGCAGCGACTGgctcagcagcaggaagtcaTCATGGCCATGagggagcaacaacaacagcagacgTGGGTCATCGCTCCTGCTTATACAAACCCCTCGCCACAAAAACACAGTCGAGCCGGAGCCGTCACTCGCTCCTCAGGACCCTCCTCTCCCGCCGACTCTCCTCGTTCCACCCACCGCTCTCCGACCAGCATCAAGCGCAAATCCGCCTCCTTTCACTCACGCAATCCCCGCACCGCTCGCCCCAACGAGCTCAAGCTGGCCCCGTACAATCGGGTCCTAACCGCCCCACAGTCTGTCGACAGCATCCCAAGGCTACGGCGCTTTTCTCCCTGCCAGCCTTTGGCAAGCTCCTTCGTTTACATGGGGGAGAAACCAGCCACCGCCAATCCAGAGACAGTGGCCCCGGATGGAGGTAAAAACAAGCAGACTGATTCCCTCCTTTACCAAGAGTGCGAGATTGCCGGTGTATGTGTAGCCAGCTCACCCCCCAGCTCCCCCAAACCGCAGAACAAAAGAGAGCAAACAGAAGTGGATTCGAATGCCAAAACTCGCGACACAGAGTCTCACAGCCGACGCAAGATCTCCAGCATGGGAACAGATGACCAGAAACCCGCAGTTCAGAAGTCAGCCATAAATGTCAAACCTGCCATAGAGTCGTCGTTTCCCGAAGTCCTGGCCCACCCTGTGGTGGAAAGCTTCACAGTGACTCCTACAGAGATCCCTCCCCGGCCAGAGGCCTCAGGCCAAGCAAGGAGCAGCCTGATCGAGGTTCCTCTGTCGGTGGTGAAGCCGCTGGGCGACCCCACTCCTGATGATGGTTTGGAGATGCAGCAGGACGACGTGGACGAAGTCCTGGACGAGGAGCAGAAGACATGTCGGGGTTTCTTCTTCAAG GAGGACGGGAAGGCCGAGGAGAACATGGCTCAGAAGAGAGCGGCGCTgctggagaagaggatgaggagggagaaggagagtcAGCAGAGGAAGATGCAGCTGGAGGCTGATTTggagcagaagaaagaggaagctcG gttgaaagcagaggaggagcgtctcaggaaggaggaggacaaggccCGGAAGGAGTTCATCAAACTGGAATATCTCCGGAGGAAGCAGCTCAAACTGATGGAGGACATGGACACCGTCATCAAACCTCGACAAGCCGGCGGCGGGGCCAAGCAGAGGCGGAGTCGGCCCAAGTCCATCCATCGTGACAGCATGGACTCCCCCAAAACCCCCGTCAGAGCTTCCACAG GTTCACGCCAACGTGTCTTTTCAGTCTCCAGCTTGTCCCTGGCGTCCCTCAGCCTGGGAGACGGCGACAGCGTTCACTCGGAGAAGAGAACACCAAG gcCAGACTCTGCAGATGGCTTCCTGTCCCCTAGTCGCTCCAGCagcagaaatggagaaaaggaCTGGGAAAACGGGTCCACGACCTCCTCTGTTACATCCAACACAGAGTACACCG GACCAAAGCTGTACAAGGAGCCCAGTGCCAAGTCTAATAAGCACATCATCCAGAACGCTCTGGCCCACTGCTGCCTCGCAGGCAAGGTCAATGAGGGGCAAAAGAATAAGATCCTGGAG GAAATGGAGAAATCGGGGGCCAACAACTTCTTAGTGTTGTTCCGCGACGCCGGCTGCCAGTTCCGCTCACTCTACACCTACTGCCCCGAGACAGAGGAGATCAACAAGCTGACGGGCATCGGCCCCAAGAGCATCACACGCAAGATGGTCGACGGCCTCTACAAGTACAACTCCGACAGGAAGCAGTTCAGTCAGATACCGGCCAAGACCATGTCGGCCAGCGTGGACGCGGTGACGATCCACAGCCACCTCTGGCAAACAAAGAAGCCAGCCACCCCTAAAAAAGTAGTGCCTGCCCTGTCCTAA